A single region of the Amphiura filiformis chromosome 7, Afil_fr2py, whole genome shotgun sequence genome encodes:
- the LOC140158032 gene encoding uncharacterized protein yields MDVKLKTVIWVAGILYAVVLIKLLIHVDRYFTKIPYGLYADFESKRLQSFQVRIRNSGLTNKLPPIATTVVNMSRITDTITTTSTSIFGNNMTEEEQIIANDSLHFDLDNFLRKSEISNYYLSFQKGLNSETNIVIFVLSKWSHFRQRETIRKTWANELVANSTLNTQVALLFIIGKGDPEFQHHVIKEFQEHEDILIGEFPEDEHNGRSKSDVLKLLLGIDLIVGHHTSNPFVVIAFDDFYINLSLLHQNLQSVLLNTTLQDKFWIGNVRKGKIPIRDTTSPWFLAAKDYPASKLPTFCTMETGFVLTFGAAKDLHDRFIAQHYAILPLLDVFIGVAARDGNWSIWQDESVIPILIESGDICSMNHQTITTGFYSQQLLSTAHTARYNSTFYTSKQIQRHCFDPDLNGLLPSNVSNINLFKGVLSSATNPRNTCRIDDGRSNQEVFMIMLISSKPEHFNRRLVIRKTYGKETIIQNKHLRLLFVLGLSPTETINTKVQNEATIYKDMIIFDFQESHLNLTLKVIGGLKWVTEHCQKANFMYKGDDDMFVNIDVIVAHLKLLDSNIILNRNHYNVDSIHKRGDATQIGPNTYVNGTIITKVYINETFHIPKERLYMGCLNSGMVIRDKQSKFYVSEDDYAGKYFPPFLNGGSYVISGDIVPALFNASFSVPLINNDDVYQGILAKKIGIKPIQHDGFMNYHHGSTLGKIDVCQLRESIWTIHGFSGSTLNNLWENYIKGAQKCQ; encoded by the coding sequence ATGGACGTGAAATTGAAGACGGTGATATGGGTGGCCGGAATTCTATACGCAGTTGTTCTGATTAAACTTCTGATTCATGTTGATAGATATTTTACCAAAATCCCGTACGGTTTATATGCAGATTTTGAAAGCAAAAGACTTCAATCTTTTCAAGTACGAATACGTAATTCCGGACTGACTAACAAGCTGCCACCGATTGCCACGACTGTTGTTAACATGAGTCGAATAACTGACACTATTACTACAACAAGCACATCCATATTTGGTAACAATATGACAGAAGAGGAACAAATAATTGCGAATGACAGCCTACACTTTGACCTTGACAATTTTCTGAGGAAAAGTGAAATATCTAATTATTATCTATCATTTCAAAAAGGTTTAAATTCAGAAACAAATATTGTAATATTCGTGCTATCGAAGTGGAGCCACTTTCGCCAACGTGAGACTATACGGAAAACGTGGGCTAACGAATTGGTAGCGAACAGCACTCTGAATACTCAAGTTGCTCTTTTGTTTATCATCGGAAAAGGAGATCCTGAATTTCAACATCATGTTATAAAAGAATTTCAGGAACATGAGGACATTCTTATAGGTGAGTTTCCAGAGGATGAACACAACGGCAGGTCTAAGAGTGATGTCTTAAAATTACTCCTCGGAATTGACTTGATTGTTGGCCATCATACTTCGAATCCATTTGTAGTTATTgcatttgatgatttttacatcaaTCTCTCTTTGCTGCATCAAAACCTCCAATCTGTGCTGCTAAATACCACATTGCAGGACAAGTTTTGGATTGGCAACGTGCGAAAGGGTAAAATACCAATCCGAGACACAACAAGTCCATGGTTCCTAGCTGCTAAAGACTATCCGGCTTCTAAACTACCAACATTTTGTACCATGGAAACTGGGTTTGTGCTTACATTTGGAGCAGCGAAAGATTTACATGATCGGTTTATTGCTCAGCATTATGCAATTCTTCCACTTTTGGATGTTTTTATAGGGGTTGCCGCAAGGGATGGCAATTGGTCCATATGGCAAGACGAATCGGTGATTCCAATTTTGATAGAATCTGGAGATATATGCTCTATGAATCATCAGACAATAACAACTGGTTTTTACTCACAACAACTTCTATCCACCGCACATACTGCTAGATACAATTCTACTTTCTATACGTCAAAGCAAATTCAACGACACTGTTTCGATCCAGATTTGAATGGACTTTTACCATCTAACGTTTCAAACATAAATTTGTTTAAAGGAGTGTTAAGCTCTGCAACGAATCCCAGAAATACGTGTAGAATTGATGATGGTCGATCCAATCAGGAGGTTTTCATGATAATGTTGATCAGTTCAAAACCGGAGCACTTCAATCGCCGTCTAGTAATACGTAAAACCTATGGAAAAGAGACAATTATACAAAACAAACACCTACGGCTTCTGTTTGTGCTTGGCTTATCCCCAACCGAAACAATCAATACAAAGGTACAAAATGAAGCCACAATTTACAAGGATATGATAATTTTTGACTTTCAGGAATCCCAtctaaatttgactctaaaagtaaTCGGTGGATTAAAATGGGTGACTGAACATTGCCAGAAAGCAAATTTTATGTACAAAGGGGACGATGACATGTTTGTTAACATTGACGTTATCGTTGCTCATTTGAAACTACTTGATTCAAACATCATCTTGAACCGCAATCATTACAACGTTGACTCTATTCATAAAAGAGGCGATGCGACACAAATAGGTCCCAATACTTATGTTAATGGCACCATAATCACAAAGGTCTACATCAATGAAACATTTCACATTCCAAAAGAAAGATTATATATGGGATGTTTAAATTCGGGTATGGTAATAAGAGACAAACAATCGAAATTTTATGTATCCGAAGACGATTATGCGGGTAAATATTTTCCACCATTCTTAAATGGGGGAAGTTACGTCATTTCTGGTGACATCGTACCTGCTTTATTCAATGCCAGTTTTTCTGTGCCGTTGATTAATAATGATGACGTTTATCAAGGTATTCTTGCCAAAAAGATTGGGATAAAACCAATACAACACGATGGATTCATGAATTATCACCATGGGTCGACGCTTGGCAAAATTGACGTATGTCAGTTACGCGAGAGTATTTGGACGATACACGGGTTCTCTGGTAGTACATTGAACAATCTGTGGGAAAACTATATCAAGGGCGCACAAAAATGCCAGTGA